One window of Trifolium pratense cultivar HEN17-A07 linkage group LG5, ARS_RC_1.1, whole genome shotgun sequence genomic DNA carries:
- the LOC123885720 gene encoding expansin-A23-like, whose product MAMSHSFIPLVFFILLLIQTIAGIDLNWYDAHATFYGGPSGAGTMQGACGYGDLYKQGYGLANTALSTALFNNGATCGACFQLFCVNDPQWCIKGAKPITVTATNFCPPNSAQPGACNPPLKHFDLSYKMFTSVAYEKGGIIPVKYRRVSCVKQGGVRFEINGNPNFLFVLVFNVANAGDVSRVSVKGSKTGWIPMKRNFGQKWNTGVNLVGQALSFQVTTSDGKTLEFYSVSPYNWQFGQTYQSQGNF is encoded by the exons ATGGCTATGTCTCACTCTTTCATTCCTCTGGTCTTTTTCATATTGCTACTTATACAGACCATAGCTGGCATTGACCTAAATTGGTATGATGCTCATGCAACCTTCTACGGTGGTCCTTCAGGAGCTGGAACCATGC AGGGGGCTTGTGGTTATGGTGATCTGTACAAACAAGGATATGGACTTGCAAACACAGCACTAAGCACAGCTCTATTCAATAATGGAGCTACTTGTGGTGCTTGTTTTCAGTTATTTTGTGTCAACGATCCCCAATGGTGCATAAAGGGCGCAAAGCCAATCACAGTAACCGCAACAAATTTTTGTCCTCCAAATTCCGCCCAGCCCGGTGCTTGTAACCCACCACTAAAACACTTTGACTTAAGTTATAAAATGTTCACTTCTGTTGCCTACGAAAAAGGCGGTATCATACCCGTTAAATATCGACGTGTTTCATGTGTGAAACAAGGGGGTGTTAGGTTTGAGATCAAcggaaaccctaatttcttgtttgttttggtgttcAATGTTGCCAATGCTGGTGATGTTTCTCGTGTTAGTGTCAAAGGGTCTAAGACTGGATGGATTCCCATGAAGCGCAATTTTGGACAAAAGTGGAATACTGGAGTGAATTTGGTAGGACAAGCTTTGTCATTTCAAGTTACTACAAGTGATGGAAAAACTTTGGAGTTTTATTCAGTTTCTCCTTACAACTGGCAATTTGGACAGACTTATCAGAGCCAGggtaatttttag
- the LOC123886235 gene encoding expansin-A23-like, whose product MAMSHSFSPLVFFILLLIQAIAGIDLNWYDAHATFYGGPSGAGTMQGACGYGDLYKQGYGLANTALSTALFNNGATCGACFQLFCVNDPQWCIKGAKPITVTATNFCPPNSAQPGACNPPLKHFDLSYKMFTSVAYEKGGIIPVKYRRVSCVKQGGVRFEINGNPNFLFVLVFNVANAGDVSRVSVKGSKTGWIPMKRNFGQKWNTGVNLVGQALSFQVTTSDGKTLEFYSVSPYNWQFGQTYQSQGNF is encoded by the exons ATGGCTATGTCTCACTCTTTCAGTCCTCTGGTCTTTTTCATATTGCTACTTATACAGGCCATAGCTGGCATTGACCTAAATTGGTATGATGCTCATGCAACCTTCTACGGTGGTCCTTCTGGAGCTGGAACCATGC AGGGGGCTTGTGGTTATGGTGATCTGTACAAACAAGGATATGGACTTGCAAACACAGCACTAAGCACAGCTCTATTCAATAATGGAGCTACTTGTGGTGCTTGTTTTCAGTTATTTTGTGTCAACGATCCCCAATGGTGCATAAAGGGCGCAAAGCCAATCACAGTAACCGCAACAAATTTTTGTCCTCCAAATTCCGCCCAGCCCGGTGCTTGTAACCCACCACTAAAACACTTTGACTTAAGTTATAAAATGTTCACTTCTGTTGCCTACGAAAAAGGCGGTATCATACCCGTTAAATATCGACGTGTTTCATGTGTGAAACAAGGGGGTGTTAGGTTTGAGATCAAcggaaaccctaatttcttgtttgttttggtgttcAATGTTGCCAATGCTGGTGATGTTTCTCGTGTTAGTGTCAAAGGGTCTAAGACTGGATGGATTCCCATGAAGCGCAATTTTGGACAAAAGTGGAATACTGGAGTGAATTTGGTAGGACAAGCTTTGTCATTTCAAGTTACTACAAGTGATGGAAAAACTTTGGAGTTTTATTCAGTTTCTCCTTACAACTGGCAATTTGGACAGACTTATCAGAGCCAGggtaatttttag
- the LOC123886236 gene encoding expansin-A23-like, with product MAMSHSFIPLVFFILLLIQAIAGIDLNWYDAHATFYGGPSGAGTMQGACGYGDLYKQGYGLANTALSTALFNNGATCGACFQLFCVNDPQWCIKGAKPITVTATNFCPPNSAQPGACNPPLKHFDLSYKMFTSIAYEKGGIIPVKYRHVSCVKQGGVRFEINGNPNFLFVLVFNVANAGDVSRVSVKGSKTGWIPMKRNFGQKWNTGVNLVGQALSFQVTTSDGKTLEFYSVSPYNWQFGQTYQSQGNF from the exons CCATAGCTGGCATTGACCTAAATTGGTATGATGCTCATGCAACCTTCTACGGTGGTCCTTCAGGAGCTGGAACCATGC AGGGGGCTTGTGGTTATGGTGATCTGTACAAACAAGGATATGGACTTGCAAACACAGCACTAAGCACAGCTCTATTCAATAATGGAGCTACTTGTGGTGCTTGTTTTCAGTTATTTTGTGTCAACGATCCCCAATGGTGCATAAAGGGCGCAAAGCCAATCACAGTAACCGCAACAAATTTTTGTCCTCCAAATTCCGCCCAGCCCGGTGCTTGTAACCCACCACTAAAACACTTTGACTTAAGTTATAAAATGTTCACTTCTATTGCCTACGAAAAAGGCGGTATCATACCCGTTAAATATCGACATGTTTCATGTGTGAAACAAGGGGGTGTTAGGTTTGAGATCAAcggaaaccctaatttcttgtttgttttggtgttcAATGTTGCCAATGCTGGTGATGTTTCTCGTGTTAGTGTCAAAGGGTCTAAGACTGGATGGATTCCCATGAAGCGCAATTTTGGACAAAAGTGGAATACTGGAGTGAATTTGGTAGGACAAGCTTTGTCATTTCAAGTTACTACAAGTGATGGAAAAACTTTGGAGTTTTATTCAGTTTCTCCTTACAACTGGCAATTTGGACAGACTTATCAGAGCCAGggtaatttttag